The proteins below come from a single Candidatus Polarisedimenticolia bacterium genomic window:
- a CDS encoding ABC transporter ATP-binding protein, with translation MGRGGVVALKGLDLVVPRGETFGLLGPNGAGKTTLVKLLLGIAFPSAGKGSVLGRPTGDVPTRRRVGYLPENHRYPPHLTGEQVLHHFGRLSGLRRPERARRVDALLRRVRMEEWRAVRVHKYSKGMMQRLGMAQAILNEPELLILDEPTDGVDPIGRREIRDLLLEQKARGATIFLNSHLLSEVERLCDRVAILNEGALLREGSVAELTRPQSAWQIDARPAAPDTIQAACRRVPGASVAEGRVQILGDVAALNALIDALRGQGVEILSITPRRDSLEDVFVKVLSEGEAA, from the coding sequence ATGGGCCGCGGCGGCGTCGTGGCGCTCAAGGGGCTCGACCTGGTCGTCCCGCGCGGCGAGACCTTCGGGCTGCTGGGCCCGAACGGCGCGGGGAAGACGACCCTGGTGAAGCTCCTTCTCGGCATCGCCTTCCCGAGCGCGGGGAAGGGGTCCGTCCTCGGGCGTCCGACCGGGGACGTGCCGACCCGGCGGCGCGTCGGGTACCTGCCGGAGAACCATCGCTACCCGCCCCACCTCACGGGGGAGCAGGTGCTGCACCACTTCGGCCGCCTCTCCGGGCTGCGCCGGCCCGAGCGGGCGCGCCGCGTCGACGCGCTCCTGAGGCGCGTGCGCATGGAGGAGTGGCGCGCCGTCCGGGTCCACAAGTACTCGAAAGGGATGATGCAGAGGCTGGGGATGGCGCAGGCGATCCTGAACGAGCCGGAACTGCTGATTCTCGACGAGCCCACCGACGGCGTCGATCCGATCGGCCGGCGGGAGATCCGCGACCTCCTCCTGGAGCAGAAGGCGCGGGGGGCGACCATCTTCCTGAATTCCCACCTTCTGTCGGAGGTGGAGCGGCTCTGCGACCGGGTGGCGATCCTCAACGAGGGGGCGCTGCTGCGGGAGGGGAGCGTGGCCGAACTGACGCGTCCCCAGTCCGCCTGGCAGATCGACGCGCGCCCGGCCGCCCCCGACACGATTCAGGCCGCCTGTCGCCGCGTCCCGGGGGCGAGCGTCGCGGAGGGGCGGGTGCAGATCCTGGGAGACGTCGCGGCGCTCAATGCGCTCATCGACGCGCTCCGCGGGCAGGGCGTGGAGATCCTGTCGATCACCCCGCGGCGCGACAGCCTGGAGGACGTGTTCGTCAAGGTCCTGAGCGAAGGGGAGGCGGCGTGA
- a CDS encoding ABC transporter permease has product MRILAILIDTGRELLYRKTIVVYFGVVTLVLLFFALVLRTDVVDGVIASMSVGGLEASSSRGAFRLGDAAAGGGLGGLTAEDFVRYVQLGAAFTLYPLAILMSVFATASLVPRMLEKGSIDLLLSKPISRPALFASRYLGGLLVTTVNLLYLTCGLGAILALKTGVWNGGFVWSGLVMSLYFACLFAFVVLVGVWLRSTTVSVMITAVVFFASLIVRLPHGNADWPLLISGRIARYTAVGVVETLFHTLPRTYDFVQAAVALIRHEGGLQWGAVLGSALSGAGALGLAVFYFSRRDY; this is encoded by the coding sequence GTGAGGATCCTCGCCATCCTGATCGACACGGGGCGGGAGCTGCTCTACCGCAAGACGATCGTGGTCTATTTCGGGGTGGTCACGCTGGTCCTCCTGTTCTTCGCCCTGGTGCTGCGCACCGACGTGGTCGACGGGGTCATCGCCTCGATGTCGGTGGGGGGGCTCGAGGCCAGCTCCTCGCGCGGGGCCTTCCGCCTGGGGGACGCGGCGGCGGGGGGCGGCCTGGGCGGGCTGACGGCGGAGGACTTCGTGCGCTACGTGCAGCTGGGGGCCGCCTTCACCCTCTACCCGCTGGCCATCCTGATGTCGGTCTTCGCCACGGCCAGCCTGGTGCCGCGGATGCTCGAGAAGGGATCCATCGACCTGCTCCTGTCCAAGCCGATCAGCCGGCCGGCCCTGTTCGCCTCGCGCTACCTCGGGGGGCTCCTGGTCACCACGGTGAACCTGCTCTACCTGACCTGCGGACTGGGGGCGATCCTGGCCCTCAAGACGGGGGTCTGGAACGGCGGGTTCGTCTGGTCGGGGCTGGTGATGTCGCTGTACTTCGCCTGCCTGTTCGCCTTCGTGGTGCTCGTCGGCGTGTGGCTGCGATCGACGACGGTCTCGGTGATGATCACCGCGGTCGTCTTCTTCGCCAGCCTGATCGTCAGGCTGCCGCATGGCAATGCGGACTGGCCCCTCCTGATTTCGGGCAGGATCGCGCGCTACACGGCCGTGGGGGTGGTCGAAACGCTCTTCCACACCCTGCCGAGGACGTACGACTTCGTGCAGGCTGCGGTGGCGCTCATCCGTCACGAAGGCGGGCTTCAGTGGGGCGCGGTCCTGGGCTCGGCCCTGTCGGGGGCCGGGGCGCTGGGGCTTGCCGTCTTCTATTTTTCGCGCCGGGACTATTGA
- a CDS encoding sigma 54-interacting transcriptional regulator: MNPKLSAVAGPKQGAVIPLDEAQTAIGRDPGNRIRLQEMAVSRRHCLIEKRDSGVVLTDLGSHNGTFVNGVPVKERRLEHGDQVRVGASVFLFLARDGEAAPSSTAVELKDQGIVAGSTIELPAAPHRAARDLDVLLRISTAINSIRGVPALQRRLLESIFDVVPAERGAVLLAGKGPEEFSAVFGLERDAASGKPVRVSRTIVQRVLRDRVAVLSNDVRDHDDFGGAESLLSARVHSVLAVPLLFADRVLGGLYLDSSSPKARFSEADLRLITAIAGIASVALENARQIDWLESENERLQADAHLEHNMVGEGPAMRAVLAFVAKVAPARTTILVCGESGTGKELVARAIHQNGPRAKKPFVAINCAALAETLLESELFGHERGAFTGAVVQKPGKLEVADGGTVFLDEIGELAATLQSKLLRVLQEQEFERVGGTRPIKVDVRVVAATNRDLKEMTKAGTFREDLYYRINVAALDMPSLADRREDIPLLARYFASKYAARCNRHIVGFTQEAIDCMLGYGWPGNVRELENAIERAVVLGSSEVIRPEDLPESVLEAGPSEGPPVTRYHEALLEVKKDLIRKAFKEAGGNYVETARLLDVHPNYLHRLVRNMNLKGQLKK; encoded by the coding sequence ATGAATCCGAAACTCTCCGCGGTGGCGGGGCCGAAGCAGGGGGCGGTCATCCCGCTGGACGAGGCGCAGACGGCGATCGGACGCGACCCGGGGAACCGGATCCGTCTCCAGGAAATGGCAGTGTCGCGCCGCCACTGCCTGATCGAGAAGCGGGATTCCGGGGTGGTCCTCACCGACCTCGGCAGCCACAACGGCACGTTCGTGAACGGCGTCCCGGTCAAGGAGCGCCGCCTGGAGCACGGCGATCAGGTCCGCGTCGGCGCCTCGGTCTTCCTGTTCCTCGCCCGGGACGGGGAGGCCGCCCCGTCCTCGACGGCGGTCGAGCTGAAGGACCAGGGGATTGTCGCCGGCAGCACCATCGAGCTGCCGGCCGCCCCGCACCGGGCGGCCCGCGACCTGGACGTGCTCCTCCGCATCTCGACCGCGATCAACTCGATCCGCGGCGTCCCGGCGCTGCAGCGCCGGCTGCTCGAGTCGATCTTCGACGTCGTCCCGGCCGAGCGCGGCGCGGTCCTGCTCGCCGGCAAGGGGCCGGAGGAGTTCTCGGCCGTGTTCGGCCTGGAGCGGGACGCCGCCTCCGGCAAGCCGGTCCGGGTCAGCCGCACGATCGTCCAGCGCGTCCTGAGGGACCGGGTGGCCGTCCTGAGCAACGACGTGCGCGACCATGACGACTTCGGCGGGGCGGAGAGCCTGTTGTCGGCGAGGGTCCACTCGGTCCTGGCGGTGCCGCTCCTGTTCGCCGACCGGGTGCTCGGGGGGCTCTACCTCGACTCGTCGAGCCCGAAGGCGCGCTTCAGCGAGGCCGATCTGCGCCTCATCACGGCGATCGCCGGCATCGCCTCGGTCGCCCTGGAGAACGCCCGGCAGATCGACTGGCTGGAGAGCGAGAATGAGCGCCTCCAGGCGGACGCCCACCTGGAGCACAACATGGTGGGGGAGGGCCCCGCGATGCGCGCCGTCCTGGCTTTCGTCGCCAAGGTCGCGCCGGCGCGCACCACCATACTGGTGTGCGGCGAGAGCGGCACCGGCAAGGAGCTGGTGGCGCGCGCCATCCACCAGAACGGCCCGCGGGCGAAGAAGCCGTTCGTGGCGATCAACTGCGCCGCCCTGGCAGAAACCCTCCTCGAGAGCGAGCTGTTCGGACACGAGCGCGGGGCCTTCACCGGCGCCGTGGTCCAGAAGCCGGGGAAGCTCGAGGTGGCGGACGGCGGGACGGTCTTCCTGGACGAGATCGGAGAGCTGGCGGCGACCCTCCAGTCGAAGCTCCTGCGCGTGCTCCAGGAGCAGGAGTTCGAGCGGGTCGGCGGGACGCGGCCGATCAAGGTCGACGTGCGGGTGGTGGCCGCCACCAACCGCGACCTGAAGGAGATGACGAAAGCGGGGACGTTCCGCGAGGACCTGTACTACCGCATCAATGTCGCCGCCCTGGACATGCCGTCACTGGCCGACCGGCGCGAGGACATCCCGCTCCTCGCCCGGTACTTCGCTTCAAAATACGCCGCCCGGTGCAATCGCCACATCGTGGGGTTCACCCAGGAGGCGATCGACTGCATGCTGGGCTACGGCTGGCCGGGGAACGTGCGGGAGCTGGAGAACGCCATCGAGCGCGCCGTGGTCCTCGGCTCCAGCGAGGTCATCAGGCCCGAGGATCTCCCGGAGAGCGTCCTCGAGGCCGGGCCGTCCGAGGGGCCTCCCGTCACCCGCTACCACGAGGCCCTCCTCGAGGTGAAGAAGGACCTGATCCGGAAGGCGTTCAAGGAGGCGGGTGGGAACTACGTCGAAACGGCGCGCCTGCTTGACGTGCACCCCAACTACCTGCACCGGCTCGTCCGCAACATGAACCTGAAGGGACAGCTCAAGAAGTAG
- a CDS encoding enoyl-ACP reductase: MLLDGKKGLIVGVANKRSIAWSIAEALHREGARLAFNYQGERLEESVRSLAGELPGSLVVPCDVTKDDEIDAMFAKVQGEFGRLDILVHCVAFARKEDLEVEFLATSREGFKMAMDISAFSLAALARRAAPLMEGGGSILALTYLGSEKVVPGYNVMGVAKAALESGIRYLAHDLGKKNIRVNGISSGPISTLAARGVPGFTKMLQIVRERSPLPRNTEPAEVGDAALFLCSPLSRGITGEVLFVDNGYHIMGM, from the coding sequence ATGCTCCTGGATGGAAAGAAGGGCCTGATCGTCGGGGTCGCCAACAAGCGCAGCATCGCCTGGAGCATCGCCGAGGCCCTGCACCGGGAGGGGGCGCGCCTGGCGTTCAACTACCAGGGGGAGCGGCTCGAGGAGAGCGTCCGGTCGCTGGCGGGGGAGCTCCCCGGGTCCCTCGTCGTCCCGTGCGACGTCACGAAGGACGACGAGATCGACGCGATGTTCGCGAAGGTGCAGGGGGAGTTCGGGCGGCTCGACATCCTGGTGCACTGCGTCGCCTTCGCCCGCAAGGAGGACCTGGAGGTGGAGTTCCTCGCCACCTCCCGGGAGGGCTTCAAGATGGCCATGGACATCAGCGCCTTCTCGCTGGCCGCGCTGGCGCGGAGGGCCGCGCCGCTCATGGAGGGAGGGGGGAGCATCCTGGCCCTGACCTACCTCGGATCGGAGAAGGTCGTGCCGGGGTACAACGTCATGGGGGTGGCCAAGGCGGCGCTGGAATCGGGCATCCGCTACCTGGCGCACGACCTGGGGAAGAAGAACATCCGCGTCAACGGCATCTCGTCCGGGCCGATCAGCACCCTGGCGGCGCGCGGCGTTCCGGGATTCACCAAGATGCTTCAGATTGTCCGGGAGCGCTCCCCCCTGCCGCGCAACACCGAGCCGGCCGAGGTCGGCGATGCCGCCCTCTTCCTGTGCTCCCCGCTGTCCCGAGGCATCACGGGCGAGGTCCTCTTCGTGGACAACGGCTACCACATCATGGGGATGTAG
- a CDS encoding dCMP deaminase family protein — translation MNIARQVATRSTCDRKHVGAVVVRDRTILSTGYNGSIRGMPHCDEVGHDLESGHCVATIHAEANAILQAAKNGVMIEGAELYTTASPCWGCFKLIANAGIKTIFYAEFYRDQKSLSVSRRLGIELIDLGAGGGCDWRPPPE, via the coding sequence GCGACCGCAAGCACGTGGGCGCGGTGGTGGTGCGCGACAGGACGATCCTCTCCACCGGCTACAACGGGTCGATCCGGGGCATGCCGCACTGCGACGAGGTCGGGCACGACCTCGAGTCGGGACACTGCGTGGCGACCATCCACGCGGAGGCCAACGCCATCCTCCAGGCGGCCAAGAACGGCGTGATGATCGAGGGGGCCGAGCTGTACACCACCGCCAGCCCGTGCTGGGGCTGCTTCAAGCTGATCGCCAACGCCGGCATCAAGACCATCTTCTACGCCGAGTTCTATCGCGACCAGAAGAGCCTCTCGGTGTCCCGCCGCCTGGGCATCGAGCTCATCGATCTGGGCGCCGGGGGCGGCTGCGACTGGCGGCCTCCCCCGGAATGA
- the gabT gene encoding 4-aminobutyrate--2-oxoglutarate transaminase: protein MKKSVVIKTAIPGPRSQELMRARQAAVPRGPYNMTPLFIARGEGAMLEDVDGNRYIDFAAGIGVLNAGHAPASVVKAIQQQAEKYIHSCFHVTLNEPYVRLAETMNRITPGAFPKKTFFANSGAEGVENAVKVARNFTRRSGVICFEDAFHGRTLLAMSLTSKVHPYKDHFGPYAPEVHRMPFSYCYRCPWGKRYPGCNIECATFLEDFFKRYVDPSTVAALIVEPVLGEGGFIMPPQEYYPTLVATCRKNGILVIADEVQTGFGRSGRMFACEHWGIEPDILVTSKSIASGLPLAAITGRAEIMDAPGEGSLGGTFGGNPVACAAALASIEIIEKQNLVAKAVTIGEKVRDRFEGLWKRCPFVGNTRGAGAMRAIEFVKDRATKEPAKELVTRITRLCYERGLIVIGAGTYGNVIRTLMPLVISEDQLEEGLDILEGAILEVSQALQPAPVETKTPAPIAPRPGGEGITGVV, encoded by the coding sequence ATGAAAAAAAGCGTCGTGATCAAGACCGCCATCCCCGGGCCGCGCTCGCAGGAGCTGATGCGCGCCCGCCAGGCCGCCGTCCCGCGCGGTCCGTACAACATGACGCCGCTGTTCATCGCCCGGGGGGAGGGGGCCATGCTGGAGGACGTCGACGGCAACCGCTACATCGATTTCGCCGCCGGCATCGGCGTCCTGAACGCCGGGCACGCGCCGGCCTCCGTCGTCAAGGCGATCCAGCAGCAGGCGGAGAAGTACATCCATTCGTGCTTCCACGTCACGCTGAACGAGCCGTACGTCCGCCTGGCCGAGACCATGAACCGGATCACGCCGGGGGCGTTCCCGAAGAAGACCTTCTTCGCCAACTCGGGGGCCGAGGGGGTGGAGAACGCCGTCAAGGTGGCGCGCAACTTCACGCGCCGGTCCGGCGTCATCTGCTTCGAGGACGCGTTCCACGGGCGGACCCTCCTGGCGATGTCGCTCACCAGCAAGGTGCACCCGTACAAGGACCACTTCGGGCCGTACGCCCCGGAGGTCCACCGCATGCCGTTCTCCTACTGCTACCGCTGCCCGTGGGGGAAGCGCTATCCGGGATGCAACATCGAGTGCGCCACCTTTCTCGAGGACTTCTTCAAGCGCTACGTCGACCCGTCCACCGTGGCGGCCCTGATCGTCGAGCCGGTCCTGGGGGAGGGGGGCTTCATCATGCCGCCGCAGGAGTACTACCCGACCCTCGTCGCCACCTGCCGCAAGAACGGCATCCTGGTGATCGCCGACGAGGTGCAGACCGGCTTCGGCCGGAGCGGCCGGATGTTCGCCTGCGAGCACTGGGGGATCGAGCCGGACATCCTGGTGACCTCGAAGTCGATCGCCTCGGGGCTCCCGCTCGCCGCGATCACCGGCCGCGCCGAGATCATGGACGCGCCGGGGGAGGGGAGCCTGGGGGGGACCTTCGGCGGTAACCCGGTCGCCTGCGCCGCCGCGCTGGCCTCGATCGAGATCATCGAGAAGCAGAACCTCGTGGCGAAGGCGGTGACGATCGGCGAGAAGGTCCGCGACCGCTTCGAGGGGCTGTGGAAGCGGTGCCCGTTCGTCGGCAACACCCGCGGCGCCGGCGCCATGCGCGCCATCGAGTTCGTGAAGGACCGGGCCACCAAGGAGCCGGCGAAGGAGCTGGTCACCCGGATCACCAGGCTGTGCTACGAGCGCGGCCTGATCGTGATCGGCGCCGGGACCTACGGCAACGTCATCCGGACGCTGATGCCCCTGGTGATCAGCGAGGACCAGCTGGAGGAAGGGCTCGACATCCTGGAAGGGGCGATTCTCGAGGTCTCCCAGGCGCTCCAGCCCGCGCCCGTCGAGACCAAGACGCCGGCGCCGATCGCCCCGCGCCCGGGCGGCGAGGGGATCACCGGCGTCGTCTGA
- a CDS encoding aminotransferase class III-fold pyridoxal phosphate-dependent enzyme, producing the protein MKLPVGHPLTRDEQETIAAEGIDSWNAYLRRFPKTKDRDRDRVLVEWSGEGSIIRNIYGDEYVDCLGGYGIFSLGHRHPEVVAAVKDQLDRMPLHSQYLVNPITAEAGRRLAEVLPGKLKRTFFCNSGTEAVEGALKLARLHTKKSGFVSTENSFHGKSLGSLSVTGRSVFREPFRPLLQDVTFVPYGSAAAIGKAIGQDTAAVILEPVQGEGGVIVPPDGFWPEVREICSRRGVLLIADEVQTGLGRTGALFGVNHWNVVPDILCLAKALSGGVIPCGSFSTTDEIYAAFHDNPMWHSSTFGNNPLAATAASMAIEITVRDRLSERSARLGASLLTRLKSLQAKHPRVITEVRGKGLLLGIETRNESTGAALAERLYGKRILVAYALNKPEVIRIEPPLNIPEELLDRLVSALDDSLEGLET; encoded by the coding sequence GTGAAGCTTCCGGTAGGGCATCCCCTGACGCGCGACGAGCAGGAGACGATCGCCGCGGAGGGAATCGACAGCTGGAACGCCTACCTGCGCCGCTTCCCGAAGACCAAGGACAGGGACCGAGACCGGGTCCTGGTCGAATGGAGCGGCGAGGGCTCGATCATCCGCAACATCTACGGCGACGAGTACGTCGACTGCCTCGGCGGCTACGGCATCTTCTCGCTGGGCCACCGCCATCCCGAAGTCGTGGCGGCGGTCAAGGACCAGCTCGACCGGATGCCGCTCCACAGCCAGTACCTGGTGAACCCGATCACCGCGGAGGCCGGGCGGCGCCTGGCCGAGGTCCTGCCCGGGAAGCTGAAGCGGACCTTCTTCTGCAACAGCGGCACCGAAGCGGTCGAAGGGGCGCTGAAGCTGGCCCGTCTCCACACCAAGAAGAGCGGCTTCGTCTCGACGGAGAACTCCTTCCACGGGAAGTCGCTCGGCAGCCTGTCGGTCACCGGCCGGTCGGTGTTCCGCGAGCCGTTCCGCCCGCTCCTCCAGGACGTCACCTTCGTCCCGTACGGGTCGGCCGCCGCCATCGGCAAGGCGATAGGCCAGGACACCGCCGCCGTCATCCTCGAGCCGGTGCAGGGGGAGGGGGGCGTCATCGTGCCGCCCGACGGCTTCTGGCCCGAGGTGCGGGAGATCTGCTCCCGGCGCGGGGTGCTCCTGATCGCCGACGAGGTGCAGACCGGCCTGGGGCGCACCGGCGCGCTGTTCGGGGTGAACCACTGGAACGTGGTGCCGGACATCCTCTGCCTGGCCAAGGCGCTGTCGGGAGGGGTGATCCCGTGCGGCTCGTTCTCGACCACGGACGAGATCTATGCCGCGTTCCACGACAACCCGATGTGGCATTCGTCGACCTTCGGCAACAACCCCCTCGCGGCGACGGCCGCTTCCATGGCGATCGAGATCACGGTGCGCGACCGGCTCAGCGAGCGCTCCGCCCGGCTCGGGGCCTCCCTGCTGACCCGGCTAAAATCCCTCCAGGCGAAGCACCCCCGGGTCATCACCGAGGTGCGCGGCAAGGGGCTGCTGCTGGGCATCGAGACGCGGAACGAATCGACCGGCGCCGCCCTGGCGGAGAGGCTGTACGGCAAGCGGATCCTGGTCGCCTATGCCCTCAACAAGCCGGAAGTGATCCGGATCGAGCCCCCCCTCAACATCCCGGAAGAGCTTCTCGACCGCTTGGTCTCGGCCCTCGACGACTCGCTCGAAGGCCTCGAGACCTAG
- a CDS encoding putrescine aminotransferase translates to MKNTLKRDVRARNGGDGNIVSLSSHRLAAAGKAVSNGTKRGDPAPSASVRVAAPRTADALPAAPQEKRNAVRKSLKAAAKARARRGGRRMSPEKVIKESQHWLDIIARADRLPMSRKKRVVKETVKSFDAYFNSGFLEYRKSVAEAEQYAAIEWTGEGSYIEDIMGRRYIDCLGGFGIYSAGIRHPKIIEAVRRQLDRMPLSSQELLDPLRGALAEILGEIAPGNLQKCFFINNGTDAVEGAMKLARLYTEKSGFISTIRGFHGKSYGSLSLMGKADYRVAFEPLLQDVYFVEFGDADEVEWQLKKARDVGLDIAAVVAEPVQGEAGAIVPPDDYWPRLREICDEYDVLLIADEVQTGLGRTGKLFGVDHWDVIPDIMCLGKALGGGVMPLSAFISTPEIWKVLEKNPFLHSSTFGGNPLACAAGIAAINVTLSEDLPGQAAEGGEYFLAGLRDVQSRFPEHVVDVRGKGLLIGVEFDTTDIGYAVASGLFRRGVLVAGTLLNAKTLRFEPALSIPKKLIDEVLGHLDETLRSLV, encoded by the coding sequence ATGAAGAACACATTGAAGCGCGACGTCAGAGCCCGGAACGGCGGGGACGGCAACATCGTCTCCCTGTCCAGCCACCGCCTCGCCGCCGCCGGCAAGGCGGTGTCGAACGGCACGAAGAGGGGCGACCCCGCCCCGTCCGCGTCGGTGCGGGTGGCGGCCCCGAGGACGGCCGACGCCCTGCCGGCCGCTCCCCAGGAGAAGCGGAACGCGGTCCGCAAGAGCCTCAAGGCGGCGGCCAAGGCACGGGCGCGGCGCGGCGGCAGGCGGATGAGCCCGGAGAAGGTCATCAAGGAGTCGCAGCACTGGCTGGACATCATCGCCCGGGCCGACCGGCTGCCGATGTCCCGGAAGAAGCGCGTGGTCAAGGAGACGGTCAAGTCGTTCGACGCCTATTTCAACTCCGGGTTCCTCGAGTACCGCAAGTCGGTGGCGGAGGCGGAGCAGTACGCCGCCATCGAGTGGACCGGGGAGGGGAGCTACATCGAGGACATCATGGGGCGGCGCTACATCGACTGCCTCGGCGGGTTCGGGATCTACAGCGCCGGCATCCGCCATCCCAAGATCATCGAGGCGGTGCGTCGCCAGCTCGATCGGATGCCGCTCTCGAGCCAGGAGCTTCTCGACCCGCTGCGCGGGGCGCTGGCCGAGATCCTGGGGGAGATCGCCCCCGGAAATCTGCAGAAGTGCTTCTTCATCAACAACGGCACCGACGCGGTGGAGGGGGCCATGAAGCTGGCCCGCCTGTACACCGAAAAGTCCGGCTTCATCTCCACGATCCGCGGGTTCCACGGCAAGTCGTACGGCTCGCTGTCCCTCATGGGGAAGGCCGATTACCGGGTGGCCTTCGAGCCCCTCCTCCAGGACGTCTACTTCGTCGAGTTCGGCGATGCCGACGAGGTCGAGTGGCAGCTGAAGAAGGCCCGGGACGTGGGGCTGGACATCGCCGCCGTGGTCGCCGAGCCGGTGCAGGGGGAGGCGGGGGCGATCGTGCCGCCCGACGACTACTGGCCGCGCCTGCGCGAGATCTGCGACGAGTACGACGTCCTGTTGATCGCCGACGAGGTGCAGACCGGCCTGGGCCGCACCGGCAAGCTGTTCGGCGTCGACCACTGGGACGTCATCCCGGACATCATGTGCCTGGGGAAGGCCCTCGGCGGCGGAGTCATGCCGTTGTCGGCGTTCATCTCGACCCCGGAGATCTGGAAGGTGCTGGAGAAGAACCCGTTCCTGCACTCCTCCACCTTCGGCGGCAACCCCCTGGCCTGCGCCGCCGGCATCGCGGCCATCAACGTCACCCTGTCCGAGGATCTGCCCGGCCAGGCGGCGGAGGGGGGGGAGTATTTCCTGGCGGGGCTGCGCGACGTCCAGTCGCGCTTTCCCGAGCATGTGGTGGACGTGCGGGGCAAGGGGCTCCTGATCGGGGTGGAGTTCGACACGACCGACATCGGCTATGCCGTCGCCTCCGGACTCTTCCGGCGGGGGGTGCTGGTCGCCGGCACGCTCCTGAACGCCAAGACGCTCCGGTTCGAGCCGGCCCTGTCGATCCCGAAGAAGCTCATCGACGAGGTCCTGGGTCATCTCGACGAGACCCTGCGGAGCCTGGTGTGA
- a CDS encoding aldehyde dehydrogenase family protein, which produces MQRMWIDGRWTASVTKKTFPVDNPATEEIIDEVPRAGARDADLAVESAAAAFREWRSMPGLERAALMHEFAAGLRAKGKAVARQLTREGGKPLVENLDEVEWCAACFDYYGELARDQGGKVLSPVARHQVNFVRKEPYGVVVAIVPWNYPLLLLTWKLAPALAAGNTVVIKPSNETPLSTLMLAEDLGLFGKGVVNILTGFGSEVGDPLVVHPDVALIAFTGSIATGKAIAQAAAPHLKKLNLELGGNDPFIVCDDVDLEIAARGAVWAAFLNMGQVCTSGERFYVFESVFEEFSKKFVAQTKKLRLGNPLGPDIDCGPLIREAHRRQIEGKIEEAVSQGAKVLCGGRRPPQLKKGYFFEPTVLSNVTQKMSILRSETFGPIAPLVPVKGIEEAVKLADDSEYGLGANIYTNNLEYAMYAMENIHAGTFWINDPLTDNDAGPFGGMRMSGMGRELGIEGLDAFREPKHVHLDFKIEAKSYWYPYRWDHLKKDA; this is translated from the coding sequence ATGCAGCGGATGTGGATCGACGGCCGGTGGACCGCGAGCGTCACGAAGAAGACGTTCCCCGTCGACAACCCGGCCACCGAGGAGATCATCGACGAGGTGCCGCGCGCCGGAGCCAGGGACGCCGACCTGGCGGTCGAGTCGGCCGCGGCGGCGTTCCGCGAGTGGCGATCCATGCCGGGGCTCGAGCGGGCGGCGCTGATGCATGAGTTCGCGGCGGGCCTCCGCGCCAAGGGGAAGGCGGTCGCCCGGCAGCTGACGCGCGAGGGGGGGAAGCCGCTCGTCGAGAACCTGGACGAGGTCGAATGGTGCGCCGCCTGCTTCGACTACTACGGCGAGCTGGCGCGCGACCAGGGGGGGAAGGTCCTTTCGCCCGTGGCCCGGCACCAGGTCAACTTCGTCCGCAAGGAGCCGTACGGTGTGGTGGTGGCCATCGTGCCGTGGAACTACCCGCTGCTCCTTCTGACCTGGAAGCTGGCGCCGGCCCTGGCCGCCGGCAACACGGTGGTCATCAAGCCGTCCAACGAGACGCCGCTCTCCACCCTCATGCTGGCCGAGGACCTGGGACTATTCGGCAAGGGGGTGGTGAACATCCTCACCGGCTTCGGCTCCGAGGTGGGGGACCCGCTGGTGGTCCATCCCGACGTGGCCCTCATCGCCTTCACCGGGAGCATCGCCACAGGCAAGGCGATCGCCCAGGCGGCGGCCCCCCATCTCAAGAAGCTGAACCTGGAGCTGGGCGGCAACGACCCGTTCATCGTGTGCGACGACGTGGACCTGGAGATCGCGGCCCGGGGGGCGGTCTGGGCGGCGTTTCTCAACATGGGGCAGGTCTGCACCTCGGGGGAGCGCTTCTACGTCTTCGAGAGCGTCTTCGAGGAGTTCTCGAAGAAGTTCGTGGCCCAGACGAAGAAGCTCCGCCTCGGCAACCCGCTCGGGCCGGACATCGACTGCGGGCCGCTCATCCGCGAGGCGCACCGCAGGCAGATCGAGGGGAAGATCGAGGAGGCGGTGTCGCAGGGGGCGAAGGTCCTGTGCGGCGGGAGGCGGCCGCCGCAGCTCAAGAAGGGGTACTTCTTCGAGCCGACCGTGCTCTCGAACGTCACCCAGAAGATGAGCATCCTGCGCTCCGAGACGTTCGGGCCGATCGCCCCGCTGGTGCCGGTCAAGGGGATCGAGGAGGCGGTGAAGCTCGCCGACGACTCGGAGTACGGGCTGGGAGCCAACATCTACACCAACAACCTCGAGTACGCCATGTACGCGATGGAGAACATTCACGCGGGAACTTTCTGGATCAACGATCCGTTGACTGACAATGACGCCGGTCCGTTCGGAGGGATGCGTATGTCCGGAATGGGCCGCGAGCTGGGGATCGAGGGGCTGGACGCTTTCCGCGAGCCGAAGCACGTCCACCTGGACTTCAAGATTGAGGCGAAGTCGTACTGGTACCCGTACCGCTGGGATCATCTGAAGAAGGACGCATGA